From the genome of Clavelina lepadiformis chromosome 2, kaClaLepa1.1, whole genome shotgun sequence:
aAGCTTGCCGGTGTAGCCGCTGCTCCAGGTGGTTTGTGAGAGTGGTGGGGATACGTCGAGCGACGATAAACCTGGTTGACATTGTAaagttcaaatattttatgtcaGATATATTAAACTGATCACTTTGAGATGTAGAAGTTCAATGTATTAAAATCTTGCATTAAACTTAACCCCAATCTCACCCTAGCTCATATACTTGTCACATTGTACATTAAGAGAAAGTTTAACTGATTTCCACCCTTGACTATAGAGAAAGTCTTATGACATCTATTATTGTCGACTGTTTATTTCCGAAACGatataaaattaacttaataTTTTGACGTTTTATGATTGAATATGATTACGATTGAACGTCGTAATACAACTACCCTCCCTAGTCTTTAATAAGTTTTTATACCTGACTTATCGAATTACTCAAGTTGATGTTTCTTATGTGTCAACCAACTAATTACAAAAAACTGTTAGAACGTTTACTAATACCGGGTCACCACACACCTGATACATATTTCCATTGGTCGGCCACAAAAAGACACAAAGCAAATCCTAAAATACGacacatattttaaaaagcttcAGTAATGTCTGAAAAGCAATAGCAAATGATGAGGCAACTTTATATGACGGTGGTCAAGAATTAttaaagtttgctttttcttgtttacttTGAGTGGATGCAACAATGCTACTTAGTTGTGCTTTGTGTGCTTTTCTCTTAGATTTCTGACCTCGCCCAACCCGGTTCTGCTATAACAATGGTCTAAATACATTAGTCACTACTTTAAAGTGAAGAATTTAGAAAACCAAACCCAAATAAAATCAGCGACGTCGTAATAAATCACAAGACACTCACTTATTTACATAATCGATGGCGTAGTTTTTTGGCCAATACCTCGCTTTTGAGATCAATTTAAACGCATATATCACTACCCAAcataaagttcaaaatacATGGATTTCATGAGTTGTAGCTGATTTGAGCGATATCAATTGTTAATGACATTTCTGGTTATATTTGCATTCGGTGTTTATACAAGTTCAATCGCTTTAAAAAGATAGAGcgacatatttttgtttattaaacggGTGCCGTAATTTTCTTTTACCAGCCTACCACGTGTGATGATCGATTATCTCAAAACGCAAGCAACAAAGAACGTGTTTCATACTTTGCATAATATCTATTGTTCGTGACAACAACAAGTTCTACAAGGGTTAGATTGCAGTAAAATGTGGTGTTCCAGAAATGTTATTCATTTCagaatacaatataaaatgcaCAATTTCACTGTAAGTGTGGTAAGCTACATTTCAAGCTTACAAACGATGCAAGGAGGCAAAGCGTTCAAACTACAAATTGTGCAcaaaaaaataacgttttcGTGGCAGCGATTCAACTATCACGTTAACAACAACTAATAAATATTGAAGATCTCGATACGaacttcaaagttttcaagaaACAAACTGACCtctgttttgataaaatttgaaaaaatgctaTAACTGCATCGTGGTATCAATTTATTGCCGGGCTCGTGGCAAAACTTAACCAACCACTTCAATGTTAGCGATTCCTTTGTATTCTCTTCCACTGGCGACCCCGATTTCCGTAGAACTACAAACAATCGACCTTTTCGCTTGTTTTGACAACTTGACTGCAGCAAGAATTGACTGCAGTGTAAAAATCATGACCTGTGACAAACATAATAGGCTTCATCTGAGTAATTTTCTGGGTTAAAAAGCAGAATTGACAAGCTGAAAAAAGAATGACACAtgaacataaaaacaaatatgtgATCACGGCATTGTGTAAcacataatttttttaattattacaaattacCTTTCTTACATTTCATTAACAAGGCTACGCTTGTGTGCCAATTGCAGGCAACGGTTGACGAGCATTAGGAAAATAATCCTATAACAAAGCAATTTAAATAAACGCTTGAATCAGATAATCCAGTAAAGCTGTAATGTTCATTAGATTACGTGATTGCTGCACAACTTAAGCTTAAGTTACCATCACTGTAGTACTACCATCTTCTTGTGTCGTTTTACAGTAACAACGTTGTGCAGTACATACAAGGAGACTGCACACAACACGTGAATACATGCAAAATATCTTGAACACAAGCATCACGCGCATTGGCTCAACTACATAATTTGAATAGAAGTTACCCGGCTGTTGTGATGTTGGTTCCACAGAGGCGGGAGCACGGTATCGTTCCTCCGCTCCACTGTAATAAATCGAATATAAcaatcagttaaaaaaaatttctagagTTGTATTAAAACTCACCATGTAAAGGACCAGCATTGGGGTTATTTGGTTCCATGTTTCCAGCAGCAGTTTCATTATTTACCGGAGCTGCTGACAAATAAtagtttagactttagagtaGATCATAACATTAATTTATTAATCGTAACATTAAacaattatttaattaattcgttaatttataatcaattaatctataaaaaaaatataaaaaagaacCGTACAACTTGTTACGAAGTAAAAAGTTCCAACGAGAGCAACAGCGATAAAAAGAGCGCAACCGACGCTTATCCCGATTATCGCGTCCAAGGTCAACGTCGAACCACCTAcgacaaaaagaaaattttcaaccaaACTATATGCATCAGAATGTCATAGCATCTATCAGGCCCTAGTCGACTTGCTTATGGGTCTCGGCTCTAGAAACACTTTTAGCTTTCCTGTTCCCACAAACCATCAtagatgaaaacaaatatcaaaaaaactCAGCGCGAACGCAATTCAAAGCAATAActtctttaaaaaatatgaGCGGGTGAAAAACGCGACCTGTGCTCGACTCTGCTGAACTTGGATCCAACATTTCTTCACATTCCAGATTGTCTGAAAATGTTCCATTAAGAAGACAATGCACTTCcttttcaatttctttgtaACCAATTCCACAGTATAAGGTGCCAGTGGCGTTGAAGCCACACGGTTCAGGGCAATCAACCTTCACGCCAAGATAGGAGTTGCTATCCACGCTACAAGCTGAAGCATAAAATCGCTGTATCAGCTCTTGAGCTTAATAAACGTAGTCTTCGTAGTTCATACAAACGCTCAGAGTAGATTTGTGACAATAAACAAATGCAAGCTTAGCTGAAACCCACTGGAACGCATATTGTTATAACTTGTTCCATCACAAACTGAACAACGTACAGTCACTTACAAGCCACCGTAAATGCCAGATCCATAACAGACCTCCCGTCACAGTACAAAGAGATATTCAGAGGACCAGCAGGTAGTGAGTCGTTAAAGGTGACGTTGGTGCTCACCAAAGGCGAGGAAACAAACGAACAACTCACTTCAGAAATTTCACTGACAATAGTCGTGCAAGAACCCGAACTGAAATTTATGAAGGGAACAGCCAAGATCAAGCCTCGTGTGTCGTTCCAAGCACATTGGTCGTTGTGGGAAGTGCTGTCGAACTCAGCAGATACAATGAATGGTTGAACCCCACTGGCAATAACACCACTGTCGTCTATGGGCGGGATCGTTGTGATGAAGTTGGAAGtcgctttttaaaaaaaataatgaatttgACTTTTACTTAGTCACTACACGGTGCACAATCACCGCAACAACTgaaaaataaccaaaacacTGTAACATAGATTTATAATTATGCATTCAAATTAAGTTGTTTGCtcattaaaagaaaataaaaagaaatattaacccataaatatgtccatatttttattaaaattaagcctttccggaaatacgaacCCCCTCGCGAAACACTTAATCCACTCATCTCAGAATAGCAATTTCATTTCTGCTTTAGTTTCATACCGGTGAATAGTACAGGCAAGTCATTATCATACTACAGGCATTTTTACACATTTCACTTCATATTGTTTATGATTTattccaaaacttttttacCTCATGACTCGAACCGATGTGTTTCATTCAATCACAGGCCTTCCTTTTATGACGTCTACCTCCACGCATTATGTTTTCCGATTGaatgtttatgacgtaacaaagaCATAGGACGCGTGTGTTTAACTCAAACAAAACTATTATATGAGGGAAGTACCCGGTAGTCGACAAAAAATGCGACTGTTTCCACGCTAAACCTTAACCGGCAAGAGAAAGTCTCTGATCCAATCTTAACACCAGTGGAAACCTGCTGGTGATGGCAAGATCATTATTAATCCCCGATTGACAAACGCCAGGTGCCGTGTCTAACCGCCATATTCAAACGTAACTTcacaacttttaaacaaacttatttgACGATATAGGCTACAAGATCACCCGACTCAGTTGAATTCGGATCCAACATTTCTTCACATTCCAGATTGTCTGAAAATGTTCCATTAAGAAGACAACGcacttttttttcattttctttgtaCCCAACTCCACAGTATAGCATGGCAGTGGCGTTGAAGCCACACGGATCAGAGCAGTTTGCTTCCAAGCCAGGATTTGAATCGCTATCCACGCTACAAGCTGAGGTAATATTGCCAAATAAGAACATCATTTCAATAAACCCGCTTTTCGTATCAACTAAATAACCCGATGAAAGGTTTGTGGTGTTAAAAAAAAGTTACcagaatttgtttagttattgGACATTAAGCATAACCACGTAACTTT
Proteins encoded in this window:
- the LOC143446793 gene encoding uncharacterized protein LOC143446793 isoform X1; this translates as MLIHSHCHAVRLVSLFLWNMNLFIVALINFIWIWEAISSSITTIPPIDDNGVIASGLPLFVVSAEFNSTSYADQCAWNDTRGLILAAPFIDFSFIHSPCLSVFTVGGGPEVSCLYHASSSLVSTNVTFNDSLPAVGPLNMSLYCDGMFVLDLAFTVASCSVDSDSNPGLEANCSDPCGFNATAMLYCGVGYKENEKKVRCLLNGTFSDNLECEEMLDPNSTESATSNFITTIPPIDDSGVIASGVQPFIVSAEFDSTSHNDQCAWNDTRGLILAVPFINFSSGSCTTIVSEISEVSCSFVSSPLVSTNVTFNDSLPAGPLNISLYCDGRSVMDLAFTVASCSVDSNSYLGVKVDCPEPCGFNATGTLYCGIGYKEIEKEVHCLLNGTFSDNLECEEMLDPSSAESSTGGSTLTLDAIIGISVGCALFIAVALVGTFYFVTSSAPVNNETAAGNMEPNNPNAGPLHVERRNDTVLPPLWNQHHNSRDYFPNARQPLPAIGTQA
- the LOC143446793 gene encoding uncharacterized protein LOC143446793 isoform X2, translated to MLIHSHCHAVRLVSLFLWNMNLFIVALINFIWIWEAISSSITTIPPIDDNGVIASGLPLFVVSAEFNSTSYADQCAWNDTRGLILAAPFIDFSFIHSPCLSVFTVGGGPEVSCLYHASSSLVSTNVTFNDSLPAVGPLNMSLYCDGMFVLDLAFTVASCSVDSDSNPGLEANCSDPCGFNATAMLYCGVGYKENEKKVRCLLNGTFSDNLECEEMLDPNSTESATSNFITTIPPIDDSGVIASGVQPFIVSAEFDSTSHNDQCAWNDTRGLILAVPFINFSSGSCTTIVSEISEVSCSFVSSPLVSTNVTFNDSLPAGPLNISLYCDGRSVMDLAFTVASCSVDSNSYLGVKVDCPEPCGFNATGTLYCGIGYKEIEKEVHCLLNGTFSDNLECEEMLDPSSAESSTGGSTLTLDAIIGISVGCALFIAVALVGTFYFVTSSPVNNETAAGNMEPNNPNAGPLHVERRNDTVLPPLWNQHHNSRDYFPNARQPLPAIGTQA